From a region of the Chitinophaga caseinilytica genome:
- a CDS encoding carboxymuconolactone decarboxylase family protein translates to MEQRINFMEKGQGALKTLFGMGAYLKKSPIEAKLQHLVEFRVSQINGCAFCLDMHSKDARAHGETEQRLYALAAWRETPFFSDRERAALAWAEAVTACNVPDETFKRVKVFFTDEELIDLTLVVSSINTWNRFNIAFPNPAAVGTYQPGQFG, encoded by the coding sequence ATGGAACAAAGGATTAATTTCATGGAAAAAGGGCAGGGCGCCCTCAAAACGCTCTTCGGGATGGGTGCTTATCTGAAGAAATCACCGATCGAAGCTAAATTGCAGCACCTGGTTGAGTTCCGGGTATCGCAGATCAACGGTTGTGCTTTTTGCCTGGATATGCATTCCAAAGACGCCCGCGCCCACGGCGAAACGGAACAGCGTCTGTACGCACTCGCCGCCTGGCGCGAAACACCGTTCTTCTCCGATCGTGAAAGGGCCGCACTGGCCTGGGCCGAAGCGGTGACCGCCTGCAACGTGCCCGACGAAACATTCAAGCGCGTGAAGGTATTTTTCACCGACGAAGAGTTGATCGACCTCACGCTGGTGGTATCTTCCATCAACACCTGGAACCGTTTCAACATCGCTTTTCCGAACCCAGCCGCAGTAGGTACCTACCAACCCGGACAGTTCGGTTGA
- a CDS encoding DUF4268 domain-containing protein, which translates to MYSKEETSRIREAFWTAFGQYIAPHMSAEGNRVNWTNYKTGVKHIYFRMQAGHRNAAIAIEVAHPDAGVQELFFEQFREFKSALESHLGETWTWELHTRDDYGKTISRIYKELPGVSVFRQEDWPALISFFKPRILALDAFWSERKYPFEDLSGS; encoded by the coding sequence TTGTATTCAAAAGAAGAAACCTCCCGCATCAGAGAAGCTTTCTGGACCGCTTTCGGCCAGTACATCGCCCCGCACATGTCTGCCGAAGGCAACCGCGTCAACTGGACCAATTACAAAACCGGTGTGAAACATATCTATTTCCGGATGCAGGCAGGCCACCGCAACGCCGCCATCGCCATTGAGGTCGCCCACCCTGACGCGGGCGTACAGGAACTTTTCTTCGAGCAGTTCCGGGAATTCAAATCCGCCCTCGAAAGCCATCTCGGCGAAACCTGGACCTGGGAGCTGCACACGCGCGATGATTATGGGAAAACCATCAGCAGGATCTATAAGGAATTGCCCGGTGTGAGCGTGTTCCGGCAGGAGGACTGGCCGGCGCTGATCTCGTTTTTCAAGCCGAGGATCCTGGCGCTGGACGCGTTCTGGAGCGAGCGGAAATATCCGTTCGAGGATTTGAGCGGATCGTAG
- a CDS encoding bestrophin family protein — protein sequence MHIGKSYRLTDFLYWTRRDLYILTVVGAVPVILYETFGLRWLVLPWTVVSLFGTATAFIVGFKNSQSYNRTRDAQNIWTNIGNTSNTWGIMCRDYFGDSSIARALVYRHFAWLTALRYQLRGERVWESTDVQHNAEYQQYYTIPERTSSLESELAKYLSPEELQQIAGVRSKTTQLLAMQSAAVKAAYGENTVQLAQFIELQRTINLFFAQTAQSESLKDTPYPRQYSIVNNIFVRIFCALLPFGLLREFDSLNRAAPGLLHGHMVWLLIPFSVMISWIYTSLVQVGESTENPFEGNSNDVPISQICRAIEIDLREMLGEKELPPPIVPQNDIII from the coding sequence ATGCACATCGGCAAATCATACCGCCTCACCGATTTCCTGTACTGGACCCGCCGCGATCTGTACATCCTCACCGTGGTTGGCGCCGTTCCCGTTATCCTGTACGAAACCTTCGGGCTGCGGTGGCTGGTACTTCCATGGACGGTGGTGTCGCTTTTTGGAACGGCCACGGCGTTCATCGTAGGTTTCAAGAATTCACAGAGCTACAACCGCACGCGCGACGCGCAGAACATCTGGACCAACATCGGCAATACGAGCAATACCTGGGGCATTATGTGCCGCGATTATTTCGGGGATTCGTCCATTGCGCGGGCGCTCGTGTACCGGCATTTCGCCTGGCTCACGGCCTTGCGGTACCAGTTGCGCGGCGAGCGCGTCTGGGAATCTACGGACGTGCAGCATAATGCAGAATACCAGCAGTATTATACCATTCCCGAGCGCACCAGCAGCCTGGAATCCGAACTGGCGAAGTACCTTTCGCCGGAGGAGTTGCAACAGATCGCCGGCGTGCGGAGCAAAACCACGCAGTTGCTGGCCATGCAGAGCGCCGCGGTGAAAGCCGCTTATGGGGAGAACACCGTCCAGCTGGCGCAATTCATCGAGCTGCAACGCACGATCAACCTGTTTTTCGCGCAAACGGCGCAGAGCGAATCGCTGAAAGACACGCCCTATCCCCGCCAGTATTCCATCGTCAATAATATATTCGTGCGGATATTCTGTGCGCTGCTGCCGTTCGGCCTGCTCCGGGAATTCGACAGCCTGAACCGCGCCGCGCCGGGGCTTCTGCACGGGCATATGGTCTGGCTGCTGATCCCGTTCAGCGTCATGATCTCCTGGATTTATACCTCGCTGGTGCAGGTCGGCGAAAGCACGGAAAACCCTTTCGAAGGGAACTCCAACGACGTGCCCATTTCCCAGATCTGCCGCGCCATCGAAATCGACCTGCGGGAAATGCTGGGAGAAAAGGAACTGCCGCCGCCAATTGTGCCGCAGAACGATATAATTATTTGA
- a CDS encoding YciI family protein gives MNEFLLVFRRDYKTKETQPSPEQLQAHLGRWRAWFDDLKARDLLARPLQPWEPAGKVVKHDKSVTDGPFAEIKESIGGFIVIRAENYEAAVRIAEGSPILELGGTVEIRMAVQ, from the coding sequence ATGAACGAATTCCTGTTGGTATTCAGAAGAGATTACAAGACAAAGGAAACACAACCGTCGCCGGAACAGCTGCAAGCGCACCTGGGCCGGTGGCGGGCGTGGTTCGACGATCTCAAGGCGCGCGACCTGCTGGCCAGGCCCCTGCAGCCCTGGGAGCCCGCGGGCAAAGTGGTTAAACACGATAAAAGCGTGACCGATGGCCCGTTTGCCGAGATCAAGGAATCGATCGGCGGGTTCATCGTCATCCGCGCGGAGAATTACGAAGCTGCCGTGAGGATCGCGGAAGGATCGCCCATCCTGGAGCTGGGTGGCACCGTGGAAATCCGCATGGCGGTCCAATAA
- a CDS encoding alpha-L-fucosidase — MKKTIFLLSACWMMQAHAQQSPIPFRNTIAVDAGDSPAEIIRKAAHVVPTANQYAALRNEFIAFIHVGPNTFTRMEWGNGKEDPAIFDLKTLNTDQWCAAMKAAGMKMVIITVKHHDGFVLWQSRYTKHGIMSTGFRNGKGDVLRDLSASLKKYGLKLGIYLSPADLYQIENAEGLYGNLSIYTKRTIPRAVPGRPFANKTKFAFEVDDYNEYFLNQLFELLTEYGPVHEVWFDGAHPKTKGGQQYNYAAWKQLIHTLAPKAVIFGKEDIRWCGNESGKTRAEEWNVIPYPENPNTASHFPDMEADSLGQRSKLLSAKYLHYQQAETNTSIREGWFYRDDTRQKVRSTDDVFDIYERSVGGNSTFLLNIPPNREGRFSPADSIVLYETGRRIRETYGSSLFKVANGPQAVLDNNPATALQLKGESGAIEITTPKPVTINRIVLQEAIQTSSERVEKHAVDAWIGGEWKEIAHSANIGYKRILRFPDVTASRFRVRIIESRLAPAISTVSAHYYRSRPPQLAISQSVEGMVTIAPVQPEFNWKPHGENATQNLSANFEIRYTTDGSTPNAQSWKYEGPFRMTAGEVKAISVQHKETSGVARQTICLAKNAWKLVNASSERNRRPATAAFDANPKTFWQSADGGAHSITIDLGASHELKGFAYTPQTTNADGMMAKGQILVSADGQTWQPAETFEFGNLINDPTTRYHYFKNSVKARFVKIEATETAAGSASVAIAEIGFFE; from the coding sequence ATGAAAAAAACGATATTCCTATTATCCGCCTGCTGGATGATGCAGGCACACGCCCAGCAATCGCCCATCCCCTTCCGCAACACCATTGCGGTAGATGCGGGCGACAGTCCGGCCGAAATCATCCGCAAAGCCGCGCACGTAGTGCCTACGGCCAACCAGTACGCTGCGCTCCGGAATGAGTTCATTGCTTTCATTCACGTGGGGCCGAACACTTTTACGCGGATGGAATGGGGCAACGGGAAAGAAGACCCCGCCATCTTCGACCTGAAAACTTTAAATACCGACCAGTGGTGCGCGGCGATGAAAGCGGCGGGCATGAAAATGGTCATCATCACGGTGAAACATCACGATGGGTTCGTGCTCTGGCAGAGCCGGTACACGAAGCACGGGATCATGTCTACCGGTTTCCGCAACGGCAAGGGCGATGTGCTCCGCGACCTGTCTGCCTCCCTGAAAAAATACGGGCTGAAGCTCGGGATCTACCTTTCCCCCGCCGATCTTTACCAGATCGAAAACGCCGAAGGCCTGTACGGCAACCTCAGCATATACACGAAGCGTACCATTCCGAGAGCCGTTCCGGGAAGGCCGTTCGCCAATAAAACGAAGTTCGCGTTCGAAGTGGACGATTACAACGAATATTTCCTCAACCAGCTGTTCGAGCTGCTGACGGAATATGGCCCGGTGCATGAAGTATGGTTCGACGGTGCGCATCCCAAAACCAAAGGGGGCCAGCAATACAACTACGCCGCGTGGAAACAGCTGATCCACACGCTGGCGCCGAAAGCGGTGATTTTCGGGAAGGAAGACATCCGCTGGTGCGGTAACGAATCGGGCAAGACGCGCGCGGAAGAATGGAACGTGATCCCTTACCCGGAAAACCCCAATACCGCCAGCCATTTCCCCGATATGGAAGCCGACTCCCTGGGCCAGCGATCCAAATTGCTGTCTGCCAAATACCTCCATTACCAACAGGCCGAAACCAATACCTCCATCCGCGAAGGCTGGTTTTACCGCGACGATACCCGGCAGAAAGTGCGCAGCACCGACGATGTTTTCGACATCTACGAACGCTCCGTGGGCGGCAACTCCACTTTCCTGCTGAACATTCCGCCCAACCGGGAAGGGAGATTCTCGCCCGCAGATTCCATCGTGCTCTACGAAACCGGCCGCCGCATCCGTGAAACGTACGGCAGCAGCCTGTTCAAAGTCGCGAATGGCCCACAGGCCGTGCTGGACAATAATCCTGCCACCGCATTGCAACTGAAAGGCGAATCCGGCGCCATCGAGATCACGACACCCAAACCCGTCACCATCAACCGCATCGTGCTGCAGGAAGCCATCCAAACCAGCAGCGAAAGAGTAGAGAAACACGCGGTGGACGCGTGGATCGGCGGTGAATGGAAAGAGATCGCGCATTCGGCCAACATCGGGTACAAGCGCATCCTGCGTTTCCCCGACGTAACGGCGAGCCGCTTCCGCGTGCGGATCATCGAATCGCGGCTGGCACCCGCCATCAGCACGGTTTCGGCTCATTACTACCGGAGCCGGCCTCCGCAACTGGCCATCAGCCAGTCGGTGGAAGGCATGGTCACCATCGCGCCCGTGCAACCGGAATTCAACTGGAAGCCCCACGGCGAAAATGCCACGCAAAACCTCAGCGCCAATTTCGAAATCCGGTATACGACAGACGGCTCCACACCCAACGCCCAATCCTGGAAATATGAAGGCCCGTTCCGTATGACAGCCGGCGAAGTGAAAGCAATTTCTGTACAGCATAAGGAAACCAGCGGCGTGGCGCGCCAAACCATCTGCCTCGCCAAAAACGCCTGGAAGCTCGTAAATGCCAGCAGCGAACGCAACAGGCGCCCCGCCACAGCGGCTTTCGACGCCAATCCGAAAACGTTCTGGCAGTCGGCCGACGGCGGTGCGCACAGCATCACCATCGACCTGGGAGCCTCGCACGAGCTGAAGGGATTTGCCTATACGCCGCAAACCACCAATGCGGATGGCATGATGGCGAAGGGTCAAATTCTCGTCAGCGCCGACGGACAAACCTGGCAGCCCGCCGAAACGTTCGAGTTCGGGAACCTTATCAACGATCCCACTACCCGCTACCACTATTTCAAGAATAGCGTAAAGGCGCGGTTCGTGAAGATCGAAGCCACGGAAACAGCCGCCGGCAGCGCATCGGTAGCGATCGCGGAAATCGGTTTCTTTGAATAA
- a CDS encoding glycoside hydrolase family 16 protein — translation MIRSFAKPAAFLAFLGAFAACKTPAYQLVDGYMYEQRPGRENENWKLVWKDDFKGKTIDTAKWTRIPPGKSDWNRHMTQDDKCYELKDGLLYLKGIVNPDPSADERPFLTGGIWTKGKFAFQYGKIEIRAKLESAQGAWPAMWMLAEKDKYGKYPKNGEIDIMEHLNYDSIIYQTIHSWYTLELKQADNPKHGGTAVFNKDEFNVFGLKWYPDKIVYILNGKETFTYPRVQGVDASQWPFDQAFYILIDQQLGGNWVGKVKPETLPVNMIVDWVKVYQ, via the coding sequence ATGATCCGATCTTTCGCCAAACCGGCAGCCTTCCTCGCATTCCTCGGCGCCTTCGCCGCCTGTAAAACGCCGGCGTATCAGCTGGTAGATGGTTATATGTACGAGCAGCGCCCCGGCCGGGAGAACGAGAACTGGAAACTTGTCTGGAAAGATGATTTCAAGGGCAAAACGATCGACACGGCGAAGTGGACGCGCATCCCGCCCGGGAAATCAGACTGGAACAGGCACATGACGCAAGACGATAAGTGCTACGAGCTGAAAGACGGGCTCCTGTATCTCAAAGGCATCGTGAACCCAGACCCCTCGGCCGACGAGCGCCCGTTCCTCACCGGCGGTATCTGGACGAAAGGGAAATTCGCGTTCCAGTACGGCAAGATCGAGATCCGCGCAAAGCTCGAAAGCGCCCAGGGCGCCTGGCCCGCCATGTGGATGCTCGCCGAAAAAGACAAATACGGCAAATACCCGAAAAACGGGGAAATAGATATCATGGAGCACCTTAACTACGACTCCATCATTTACCAGACGATACATTCCTGGTACACACTCGAATTGAAACAGGCGGATAACCCCAAACACGGCGGCACGGCGGTTTTCAATAAGGATGAATTCAACGTGTTCGGCCTGAAATGGTATCCGGATAAAATCGTGTACATCCTCAACGGAAAGGAAACGTTCACCTATCCGCGCGTGCAGGGCGTAGATGCTTCGCAGTGGCCGTTCGACCAGGCGTTCTACATCCTCATCGATCAGCAGCTGGGCGGAAACTGGGTAGGAAAAGTGAAGCCGGAAACGCTTCCGGTGAATATGATCGTGGATTGGGTGAAAGTATACCAGTAA
- a CDS encoding RNA polymerase sigma factor produces the protein MISVLCSLFGAGHVDEAEDIVSETFLAATESWSAKGVPENPAGWLYTVAKHKTLNWLKRNDFFQRQLLTDLKRGTPEGEMLEIDLSERNVSDSQLAMMFTVCHPSIPPESQVALALSLLCGFGAQEIADAYLTTPAVIYKRLSRGKEKLKEAGLAIRQPTVSEINDRIDVVLKTIYLLFSEGYFSSSHDMVLRRDLCVEAMRLCYLLLESPQTDLPAVNALMALMCFHASRFDARVSERGEMVLYQEQDESLWNRELIEKGEYYLYQAATVPNLSTYHLEAAIAWWHTHKADDREKWENILDLYNQLLILQYSPMAALNRTYAIAQVKGKPAAIREAEKLALTDNHFYYALLGNLYTGINDAKALQHYGSALQLAHTPAGIAAMEKYIAELKALPGR, from the coding sequence ATGATCTCGGTACTGTGTTCCCTTTTTGGAGCAGGCCATGTAGACGAGGCGGAAGACATCGTGAGCGAAACTTTTCTCGCGGCCACCGAATCGTGGAGCGCCAAAGGCGTGCCCGAAAACCCCGCCGGATGGCTGTACACCGTCGCGAAGCATAAAACGCTGAACTGGCTCAAACGGAACGACTTCTTCCAGCGGCAGCTGCTCACCGATCTCAAGCGCGGAACGCCCGAAGGGGAAATGCTGGAGATCGATTTATCGGAAAGGAACGTGTCAGACAGTCAGCTCGCCATGATGTTCACTGTCTGCCACCCTTCCATTCCGCCGGAATCGCAGGTGGCGCTTGCATTGAGCCTGCTCTGCGGATTCGGTGCGCAGGAGATCGCCGACGCCTATCTCACCACACCCGCCGTTATTTACAAACGGCTGAGCAGAGGGAAGGAAAAACTGAAAGAAGCCGGGCTCGCCATCCGCCAGCCCACCGTTTCAGAAATCAACGACCGGATAGATGTGGTGCTGAAAACGATTTACCTGCTGTTTTCGGAAGGATATTTTTCTTCGTCGCACGATATGGTGCTGCGCCGCGACCTTTGTGTGGAAGCCATGCGGCTTTGCTACCTGTTGCTGGAATCGCCGCAGACCGACCTCCCGGCCGTGAACGCCCTCATGGCGCTCATGTGCTTCCACGCATCGCGGTTCGACGCGCGCGTGAGCGAACGCGGGGAAATGGTGCTGTACCAGGAGCAGGATGAAAGCCTGTGGAACCGCGAACTGATCGAAAAAGGAGAATATTATCTCTACCAGGCCGCCACCGTCCCCAATCTCAGTACGTACCACCTGGAAGCCGCCATCGCCTGGTGGCATACGCATAAGGCAGACGACCGGGAGAAATGGGAGAATATCCTCGACCTCTATAACCAGCTGCTTATCCTGCAATACTCACCCATGGCCGCGCTCAACCGGACGTACGCCATCGCGCAGGTAAAAGGGAAACCTGCAGCCATCCGGGAAGCAGAGAAACTGGCGCTGACAGACAATCATTTTTATTACGCGCTGCTCGGCAATCTGTATACCGGCATCAACGACGCAAAGGCGCTGCAGCATTATGGATCGGCGCTGCAACTGGCGCACACGCCCGCGGGCATCGCCGCGATGGAAAAATACATCGCGGAGCTGAAGGCGCTCCCGGGCCGCTGA
- a CDS encoding cation:proton antiporter: MILLSIGHLTLPIDDPLLKFLLELIIILGAPLLLNKIKVPHLLGLIIAGALVGPNGFHLLSRDSSVVVTGTTGLLYIMFLAGLEIDMGDFKKNKWKSLLFSAFTFIIPFGLGIIGGYYILGFNMLTTVLFSSLFSSQTLIVYPYISKMGITKNIAVNITLGGTMVTDVLSLLVLAVVVGMTQGDVGAGFWAQLSISMVAFVLVVLLVFPIIARWFFKRVEDKISQYIFVLVMIYLAALLAEVAGVEAIIGAFFAGLALNQLIPRTSTLMNRVEFVGNAIFIPFFLISVGMLIDFKVFFRGWETLGVAAVMMIASIGGKYLAAMATRRTLRLTRDEGILIFGMSTASAAATLASVMVGYNIILSETATGEPVRLLNEHVLNGSILLILVSCTISSFVSLSSARRIAEADNEDTVSGNSREQDHILLAVNHGETVEKLVNLGLLVRGKSAGNRLFAISVIDDDKNESAIKNSEKILHEAVETAAAADVELVPLTRYDADVVSGIGNVIKEQKITDVVFVLQDEKGFSPSFVYNLHNGYLHNDHVNVLIYHAAQPVSTIKRYAVLIPARAEMEPGFFHALLRVWNIGRNSGAKMVFYVSAETRKILERILSKASLEAEIRELQHWREAEGIASGVKEDEAFVALMARQGSPSYTREMRRLPDFLNGRLKDRTYLLIFPFADDEGLVEKRSVSNHRDFMEIGNVIGRVFK; this comes from the coding sequence ATGATCCTGCTGAGTATCGGGCACCTGACGCTGCCAATCGACGATCCACTACTGAAATTCCTGCTGGAGCTGATCATCATCCTCGGCGCGCCGCTGTTGCTGAACAAGATCAAAGTGCCGCACCTGCTGGGGCTCATCATCGCCGGGGCGCTCGTGGGCCCCAACGGTTTCCATCTCCTCTCGCGCGACAGCAGCGTGGTGGTGACGGGCACCACCGGGCTGTTGTACATCATGTTCCTCGCCGGCCTCGAAATCGACATGGGCGATTTCAAGAAGAACAAGTGGAAAAGCCTCCTGTTTTCCGCGTTTACGTTCATCATTCCTTTCGGCCTGGGCATCATCGGGGGATATTACATCCTCGGGTTCAACATGCTGACCACCGTGCTTTTCTCCAGTCTTTTTTCCTCGCAAACCCTCATCGTATATCCCTACATCAGCAAAATGGGCATCACGAAGAACATTGCCGTGAACATCACGTTGGGCGGAACGATGGTCACGGATGTGCTGTCTTTGCTCGTGTTAGCGGTGGTGGTGGGCATGACGCAGGGTGACGTGGGCGCGGGGTTCTGGGCGCAATTGTCGATCTCCATGGTCGCTTTCGTGCTCGTGGTGCTGCTCGTTTTTCCCATCATTGCGCGATGGTTTTTCAAGCGGGTGGAAGACAAGATATCGCAATATATTTTTGTACTGGTGATGATCTACCTGGCCGCGCTGCTGGCCGAAGTGGCGGGCGTGGAAGCGATCATCGGCGCGTTTTTCGCGGGGCTGGCGCTCAACCAGCTCATTCCGCGCACCTCTACACTCATGAACCGCGTGGAGTTCGTGGGGAATGCGATCTTCATTCCCTTTTTCCTCATCAGCGTGGGCATGCTGATCGATTTTAAAGTGTTTTTCAGGGGATGGGAGACGTTGGGCGTGGCGGCAGTAATGATGATCGCGTCTATCGGCGGAAAATACCTCGCCGCCATGGCCACCCGCAGAACGCTGCGGCTCACCCGCGACGAAGGCATCCTCATCTTCGGCATGAGCACCGCTTCCGCCGCGGCCACACTGGCTTCCGTAATGGTAGGGTACAACATCATCCTGTCGGAAACAGCCACCGGCGAGCCTGTCCGCCTGCTGAACGAGCACGTGCTTAACGGCAGTATTTTGCTGATCCTGGTGTCTTGCACCATTTCGTCGTTCGTTTCCCTGTCGAGCGCACGGCGCATCGCGGAAGCCGATAATGAAGACACGGTGTCGGGGAACAGCCGGGAGCAAGACCACATCCTGCTGGCCGTGAACCACGGCGAAACGGTCGAGAAACTCGTGAACCTGGGATTGCTGGTCCGCGGCAAATCGGCCGGCAACAGGCTTTTCGCGATCAGCGTCATCGACGACGATAAGAACGAATCCGCCATCAAAAACTCGGAAAAAATCCTGCACGAAGCGGTGGAAACCGCTGCCGCGGCCGATGTGGAGCTCGTTCCCCTGACGCGGTACGATGCGGATGTGGTATCTGGCATCGGCAACGTCATCAAGGAACAGAAAATTACGGACGTGGTGTTCGTGCTGCAGGACGAAAAGGGATTTTCGCCTTCGTTCGTCTATAACCTGCACAACGGCTATCTGCATAACGACCATGTGAACGTGCTGATCTATCACGCCGCTCAGCCCGTGTCCACCATCAAACGCTACGCCGTGCTCATTCCGGCGCGCGCGGAAATGGAGCCGGGTTTCTTTCACGCTTTGCTGCGCGTCTGGAACATCGGCCGGAATTCGGGGGCGAAGATGGTATTTTACGTGAGCGCCGAAACCCGGAAAATATTGGAGCGCATCTTGTCGAAAGCCAGCCTGGAAGCGGAAATCCGTGAGCTGCAACATTGGCGCGAGGCGGAAGGGATCGCGTCGGGGGTGAAGGAAGACGAGGCTTTCGTGGCGCTCATGGCGCGCCAGGGCTCGCCGTCGTACACCCGGGAAATGCGGCGGCTGCCCGATTTTCTGAACGGGCGGCTCAAAGACCGTACCTATCTGCTCATCTTCCCCTTTGCCGACGATGAAGGACTGGTGGAGAAGCGGTCGGTCAGCAATCACCGGGATTTCATGGAGATCGGGAACGTCATCGGCCGGGTTTTTAAATGA
- a CDS encoding DEAD/DEAH box helicase — MVQLLQQYHDNRDAQEAIRLIAYTRQSVFLTGKAGTGKSTLLRNLIAHIPKKYIVLASTGVAALNVGGQTIHSFFLVEPRPYLPQDKGAADLNEEKTELLKQVDLIIIDEISMVRCDLMQAIDLTLRKNLRSALPFGGKQLLVIGDLLQLPPVIDNKRAGEVEIISGNYTTPYFFSAKAFEEGFRMQIIELKRVYRQPDPAFVQVLNAVRDNTVQPSHLATLNTRHDPDYEPSGTELELILCTTNAIADAVNEQRLKALEGEINSYKALLTGDFEQEARSGGNRLPAELQLQLKTGAQVMFIKNDKERRWVNGTLGKITALEEEYVEVQLDEGEVVHRVDKSEWEHIEYKWNRQKEEIEKIVTGTFRQLPLKLAWAVTIHKSQGQTFQKVIIDLGNGAFATGQTYVALSRCTSLEGIRLKKKVTLRDVRYDPRIEFYLQHMMGGNMEAEKQRAIAEGIQARIAEIGAGNPKNETERAALEAERALLETA, encoded by the coding sequence ATGGTCCAGCTTCTCCAACAATACCACGATAACCGCGACGCACAGGAAGCCATCAGGCTGATCGCCTATACCCGCCAGTCGGTTTTCCTAACCGGCAAGGCCGGAACGGGTAAGTCTACCCTGCTGCGCAACCTCATCGCCCACATCCCGAAAAAATACATCGTGCTCGCTTCCACCGGCGTGGCGGCGCTCAACGTCGGCGGCCAAACCATTCATTCCTTCTTTCTCGTAGAACCGCGCCCCTATTTGCCGCAAGACAAAGGCGCGGCCGATCTGAACGAAGAAAAAACGGAGCTCCTCAAGCAGGTAGACCTGATCATCATCGACGAAATTTCCATGGTGCGGTGCGACCTCATGCAGGCCATAGACCTCACTTTGCGCAAAAACCTCCGCTCCGCGCTGCCCTTCGGCGGCAAGCAGCTTCTCGTTATCGGCGACCTGCTGCAACTGCCGCCCGTGATCGACAATAAACGTGCCGGTGAAGTGGAGATCATTTCCGGGAACTATACCACCCCATATTTTTTCAGTGCGAAAGCTTTCGAAGAAGGTTTCCGGATGCAGATCATCGAACTGAAGCGCGTGTACCGCCAACCCGATCCCGCTTTCGTGCAGGTGCTCAACGCCGTGCGCGACAATACCGTGCAGCCATCCCACCTCGCCACGCTCAATACCCGGCACGATCCCGATTATGAGCCATCCGGCACGGAGCTGGAGCTGATCCTCTGCACCACCAACGCCATCGCCGACGCGGTGAACGAACAGCGGCTCAAGGCGCTGGAAGGTGAAATCAATTCCTACAAAGCTTTGCTGACGGGTGATTTCGAGCAGGAAGCACGCAGCGGCGGCAACCGGCTGCCCGCGGAATTGCAGCTGCAACTGAAAACGGGCGCGCAGGTCATGTTCATCAAGAACGATAAGGAAAGGCGCTGGGTGAACGGTACGCTTGGGAAAATCACCGCGCTCGAAGAAGAATATGTGGAAGTGCAGCTGGACGAGGGCGAAGTGGTACACCGTGTCGATAAATCGGAATGGGAACACATCGAATACAAATGGAACCGCCAGAAGGAAGAGATTGAAAAGATCGTGACGGGCACCTTCCGGCAGCTGCCGCTGAAACTCGCATGGGCCGTAACCATCCATAAAAGCCAGGGACAAACGTTCCAGAAAGTGATCATCGACCTGGGGAACGGCGCTTTCGCGACAGGGCAAACGTATGTGGCGCTCAGCCGCTGCACGAGCCTGGAAGGCATCCGGCTGAAAAAGAAAGTGACCCTGCGCGACGTCCGCTACGATCCCCGCATCGAATTTTACCTGCAACACATGATGGGTGGGAATATGGAAGCGGAAAAACAACGCGCCATCGCAGAAGGCATCCAGGCCCGCATTGCGGAGATCGGCGCGGGAAACCCCAAAAACGAAACCGAGCGCGCCGCCCTGGAAGCGGAACGCGCCCTGCTCGAAACTGCCTGA